In the Populus nigra chromosome 2, ddPopNigr1.1, whole genome shotgun sequence genome, tttccgagaaaccactttccaaactttcttgtgtttgtttgccattagaaaagttggtcaacgaaaaacactttctggtcaacggaaacacttttcggtcaacgaaaaacactttccagtcaaagaaaaatttgatttgatttataggaaagtgttttttcttttagctgtgtttgttttccggaaagtggtttccgggaaaccactttacaaactttcctgtgtttgtttgctattgaaaaagttggtcaacggaaaacactttccagtcaaagaaaaatttggcttggttttcaggaaagtgttttcctgaaaaatttgggcggaaaacactttccggaaattgtgaaaaatttagaaatgtcattatttgctaattatatcaaatttgatcctcaaacttttgattgctatatataatttgttttgaatatttatttttcaatttcatctcttaaaatttaatttttatattaattttggttcttatttttataattgctatttgcttttttcttatcatttttttattgaaattttttatctatcaaatttggtcctcattcttttgatttttacttattttatttgaaataatttatgaaatgttaattattattattttaatttcttcacctttcattttttttaattttttagatttgatctctattattttgattattatttattttatttgagataatttatgaaattatatttttttttcaatttcattctcattcaactttttaatttgtaagatttgtttctcattattttaataaacttgaaaaaataaaacattaataagttattttccagctcatttttcataacataaccaaacactggaaagcgttttccaacttattttccattacactaccaaatatcgaaaaatactttcccggaatttacttttctggaattcattttcttcaaaattcacttaaaaaaaaaaactactttcctgcaaacaaataTGGCCTAAATAGGGCCTAAATAGAGTAACGCAAATTTATTTAGGCGCACAGAGACGCTCTTATTCGCAATGagatgatttaaataaataacttgcATGGAAGGTGAATCCTCCATAACATCCACCAAGTAGGCGGCGGAATACCTTGATCTGGGGTGTGTTAATTTGGGAGTGGCCGCATTTCTGAAAAATTATTAGAGCTTGTAAACTGGCTGTTTTGATTCCACACCCGAAACGAGAAAAATTACTATCCAGTTCATCTATGTAGGGATATTAACCGACCAATTTTAAAGTACTTGAAGATTTGATACTTGCCTAGAAGCTATGCACACTAATAAAGACATGCCATGAACTGTGGTAGACCCTCTCCATCCTGCTGCCACGTTGAACTATCACTTGCAAAAGTATTACTCCATCCACAAGAATTCCAACAGCACCCACTGTTACTCGTCAACAATTCCGGCAATTCTATCTCGCCCCAGAAATCATCATCGGCAACTTCTCCGTCAACACTATTATCACTATTTGTTTCGATGCTCTTTTTCGTTGGAAGCAGCACTGAATGTGCTGcctttgctgctgctgcttggaTGTCTCTGGCCGTACACGTGGACGGTCTAGGCAAGTCATCCACTTCGTCGGGAAAATTAAGTTGCGCTTTACAACCTTTAAGACAATACGCTGCCACATCATATGCCTTGGCTGCCATTTCTGGCACAGGAAATGAGCCTAGCCAGATACGTGATTTCTTGCGTGGCTCTCTAATTTCAGACACCCATTTCCCCCAGCTCCGTTTTCGGACACCGCGATAGACAGGATTTCGAGTGCCGCTGCCCCGTGGAGTCTCAGAATTTTGGTGGGTTTTGGCGGTGGCTGCCTCTGGAGAGTTTGTTGTCGGGTCATCTTCAATGTATGGTGGTTGCTCCATTTACATTAAGATTCATGGCTTAGCATGTCatggtttattaatatttatattgtagTAAACGTTACAAGACAAAAGCAATGAGTTCAATTACTTAAATGGCCTTGCTAAAAAAAGTGAGTttcgcccccccccccccatataaaaaaaacctacaaattgacaaaaacatatttcacCGCCCAAGTTCGAGGTGTGGGAGATGTAATTAGGGTCCTCGTATcattataaagttgttaaatcaaagtaattttttaataaaatagttcTAATGAATAAACACTAGGGGGTAGAGTGGATATAATTGATAGCAATACTAAATCTTTACGAGAAATGAATTATAAGGGGTGTATTCTAATTAGTTAGGTTTTAGATTTGTTCTCtagaaattattaattcaaatgCTATAAATTTTAGTGTCACTGGAGGCtgacatgattgttaacttcatgGTCTTAAAAGATTAGTCAAGATATGCGTAAGCTGGCCtggatatttataataaaaaaataaaaataaagtgagaTATTAATGAATCTTTGGaggaagaaatatttttttttagggtgtAAAGTACTTTTCATAATTACTAGACATGAGACTTGttttaaaaccaaattaaaatgatttttttttattattgaattagtGGAGTCTAAAttgaatttatcaaatcaagcggattttattttatcaaatatcttatataatttaactaaataattaatcaaattaaattttagatactaaaattttaaattaacccaATAAATCTAGTTgattttaataactataatatatTTACCGGGATAAAAAACATAGCATGACCGCATAACCTTTTCACGTAATAGATGTCATTGTGAAGAGCTGCTTGCTAATTGCTTGTGGTCTCGAAGAGTTGGGGAAGGTTCACATGGTGAACGGTAGCACGGGATGCAGGTGACAGCGCttcgtttgtttgtttgttttatttattttccgcGCTTTTTGGTGTGATTTTTTGCATGATATTTGGTGGGTGTAGTTATGGTATTAAAATATGATTGGGACGTCAGCCCACAGGTCACCCAAGTGATAAGGACAAAATATTTTACCAGCTCGAACCTTTTAATCGTGTGTGTGTCATCCAATCATTGAGATCATGAAGCATGTTCTTACTTCCTGAACTTTTCAGTGGCTGCTTTCCTTTTCCCCAAGGAAATTTGATAACCGTTATTTatcagtattttttaaaataatattttttaagtggcCAAGTCTGTTTTAACAACGAcctaaggccatgtttgtttcccggaattcatttttcaggaaattattttccaaactttcctgtgtttgtttgttactaggaaagttggtcaacggaaaacactttccagtcaacgaaaaacactttctggtcaacggaaacacttttcggtcaacggaaaacacttttcagttaaagaaaaatttggtttggtttctagaaaagtgttttctcttaggccatgtttgttttccggaattcatttttcgaaaaaccactttccaaactttcctgtgtttgtttgtcattaggaaagttggttaacggaaaacactttctggtcaacggaaacacttttcggtcaaccgaaaacactttccagtaaaagaaaaatttggtttgatttctaggaaagtgttttcccttttggctgtgtttgttttccggaaagtggtttccgggaaaccactttacaaactttcctgtgtttgtttgctattgaaaaagttggtcaacggaaaacactttccagtcaaaggaaaatttggcttggttttcaggaaagtgttttcctgaaaaatttggacggaaaacactttccggaagttgtgaaaaatttagaaatgtcataatttgctgattatatcaaatttgatcctcaaacttttgattgctatatataatttgttttgaatatttatttttcaatttcatctcttaaaatttaatttttatattaattttggtccttacttttataattgctatttgcttttttcttatcatttttttattgaaattttttatctatcaaatttgatcctcattcttttgatttttacttattttatttgaaataatttatgaaatgttaattattattattttaatttcttcacctttcattttttttaattttttagatttgatctctattattttgattattatttattttatttgagataatttatgaaattatattttttttcaatttcattctcattcaactttttaatttgtaagatttgttcctcattattttaataaacttgaaaaaataaaacattaataagttattttccagctcattttgcataacataaccaaacactggaaagcgttttccaacttattttccattacactaccaaacatcggaaaatactttcccggaattcactttcctcggaattcactttccaaaagaaaactactctCCTGCAAACAAACAGGGCCTAAGAGTACATTTTGTTGCGAAGCAACCACaaccaaataattatttagtaacattcaaaacataatttactTCTGATTAAGCCCATTAAGTTTTGCATTTAAAACACAGGTAAAAGCTcagctgctttttttttctttgcattgtTTATTAAAGTGAATAGTATGTTTTTTTGGAGtacaatgaattttttaattcactCGTACTGTTTACgtgaataataatttattttttaaaaaaattaatttagagtgaattaaatttactcacactgtaatcttaattttatttatgataatattttacataattttattgcacgctcaaaaaatcatgaaaactgtaattcttgttggatgaattttgtatataatggaattgtaaatagtttaatggaacaataaaaaatattttatataaattattatttatttcatgtgtaatagtagtagttaaatctacaatatttaaattttaaaccattaatatatatatatatatatatatatatataacctcaatttaaaaagtattcataactaaacacattaaactattttttgttcaatttcaattttaaccacatttttaaccaaacatatataaatatcaaactaacctcagctaaaaatactttttataaaataatttttttcaaatcacaaccacaaaagctatcataataccaaacataTGTGAATGACATCAAGCTCTGAATTCAAGCTATGGTACTCTACGTGACCTATCCTAGCTTATTCAAGACCTACCTTTTATGGTTTGGAACCAACATTTATTCTatctggatttgtttttttatcaaacccAATTATTTTCGGCTGGATCTTACtcaatattttcatatcattaatGTGTATGTAAGtgatatttatctcttattaataCAAGAATAAGATAGATTGGTCCCTCGTTAATATAACAACAGGGCAATGACTTTCAAGCCCTCTCCTTCAAACAATAAGTCAAGATTTGTGAGATATAAATAGTTCATGAATCACCCGGGTATAGAGTTCATAATTTCCATTCTCAATACACACATAACATTTCTTTAcacaacatttattttaaactaaaacaagAACATACAACtttattattagaatttaaTGCTCATTGcacatttattatattttcccTTTATAAAAAGTCTAACTTAAATATTTGAGAGTTCTCAAATCCAtcaaagagaattttttttctaggcaTCCGAATTCTTTCATCAAGAAATCAACTCCCTTTACTATAAAAGAGTGGATTGAATTACATGAACACTTAATTAATCTATAATCCAACtactaaaaaaacttatttccaACCATATGAATTTTGAAACAGTATCAGAATTATTGAGCATTTTGCTTGTGAATGAAGAGCAAAGAAAGAGAGACACTTATCATAGTAGTATTTTAGTTTTCAtacattaagatttttttttacaaatgagATAGTCGAACTCgagatttttagaaaaaaaaataatttatacatatatctGAATagagattttatataaaaagtttgtATCTatgtcattaattaattaattaacaatagaTTAAAGGGCATGGTGTTTTTACTTTGCATCacctcataaaatattatttatttcaataatgttttttttctgttttttttctatatcaatattttttctaattttatattttaatatttgatttattagagaCCGAGTTTTGGAATTTATTGTGGCTTGCTTTATACATGGTTAGTTAGGTCTCATAACTCGTGACACGAGTTTGGAGAattaatatgagttttttttatctttttttaattgattttatttcaatttcatcattcaacattggattgattaagagttatattttatgatttattttatttttttatgagtttatcttggtctcataacTCGAGTTGCGGGTTTGACGGGTCAACgtagttgactcaagtttttttctattttttaatttcatcattaaacaaTGAGTTTactgaaaattaagtttcataatttgttttgatttactatTTATAGGGCTATCACAATACCATGGTCTTGATCGcgagtttaacaggttaacccgaATTGACTCATGTCAtcatttatgtttattttcaatGAGATTATCACGATCTCACgactcgggtcatgagtttgacaagttaattaaggtcgatttttttttattttttaattaatttatttcaattccatcattcaatctttgggttgattgaaaattgagttttataatttgttttgattgacTTTATATAGGGATATCATGACCTTATGATCTGGGTAACGAATTTGAAAGGTTAACCTGGGTTGGCCTGGATCGATCCAGTATGTTGTCGTTTtcgttttttaaaagaaaagatattgttttgagtttttttagtcaaactgcGTTTTTACTTGTCATTCAAGTTGTCTTTGAACCCATCAAGTTGAACATATCACATCAATTCGACCTCTGcatggtttgaatttttttactagaaagaCATTAGCAACGCTTAGATATTTCTTTTATACGTAATGAAGGTCAatgatctaataaaaaaactaagagttcatttgtttttgcatttcaaaaacgcttttaaaaaaattaattttttttattttttttatttctaattattttttgtgtgtttttagattattttgatgtatcgatgtaaagtataatttttaaaaaataaaaaaaatattatttaaaagtattttttaagtgaaaaacacttataaaatcGATCAGTATTACATTATCAAAAACCTCATGAAACACGGCTATAACTATCATATTCCTTCtctagtaattttttattaattattaattttttattcttttcattttgatatttaagCTGCAGTTTCTTTTACTTTAATCAACGAAGATTCTTTTTTCCGCAATAATCATAAGGAAATTTCCCTCCAcaaaaattactataaaaacAAGAAGTAATTCTCTTTTAACGACAGTTttgatttcttgaaattaatgacccaaaaataataaaactgcAAAGATGTGAATAAAGAGCAATGATAAAGTGACTGGTCAGCGCTAGTTGTGCTCTCCCTTGGATGGAAACGACAGACACCAACATGTTGCGTGTTGTCTTTCGCATCTTTTGGCAGATCAGGATTCCTTTTCAATCACTGATGATCTGCTCCCTTTCCTTACTGCAGTCTAGCCCCTCGTACTCCAAAGTATAGCCTGATTTTAAGCGTGCTCAATAAAGCCAGATACTGCCGATCATGATCCTGCTCCTTCCAGAAACCACCacgttttttttacatttgacgAAGGCCCCACGTTTTTTCACACGTAAGTAGCGACGGAAAAATATGCATCAAAGCCATCCATTTTTTACAAATATGCCACATCAGactaaaaatcataaagtcTTCAGAAATTTAAATAGCTTAGAAATAAAGGTAGTTGTAAAAGGTttcattttatgataaaattgagaCTTACTAAGTAATTTTTAGagagacaaaataaaaatatttatatatatatatatatataatgaaaattgtaaacctttaatttaaaagtttcatggtgtatttatagctCATAGATCTTGTATTTTTGTGAAAAGAAgagtatatataataattttaccttAATAGCATTTAATGAGGTGTAAATATCCcttatatctatattaatatttaataaaaatatagagggTCTCTAAATGACTTTTACACACCTAAAAAATACAGGAAGATTAGGGTCCAAGATATCATTTGTAGTTGAGCTTATGGAAGCTGAACTTTTTCATTAGACTAGACCCAAGGGAGGAGGGTCATTTTCTTAGACGTGCCCTAAGTAGGATGATAATTCCTTTGGGCATGCCAAGGAAGGATCATTCTCTTGGGCGTGCCAATAAAAGATGGTCATTACCTTGGATTTGGTTAACTACCAAGTCTAAATACCTCAGACTTCTTGGATTATCAAGTCTAAGTGTCTTAGGTTTGTCATGTTTGTTAATCTTAGACTTGGCTAACTGTTAAGTCCAATGGTGGATGACCAAGTCTAGATGCCTTGGGTCCGTCATGTTTTCCACACCCATattaactcaattttcttgggCGTGCCAAAAGAGAATGATCATTCCTTTAGATGTGTCAAGGGAGGATGACCATTCTTTTGGGTATGCCAAGAGAGGATATGGCTATTCCCTTGAATGTGCTCAAAGGAGGATGGTTGTTAACATGAACTTGCAGAACTACGAAGTCCAAGTGCCTTGGGTCTGACATATTTTCTAGACTCACGTTACCTTGAACTTGGCGGATGACCAAGTCTAAGTACCTTGGGTCTAGCATGCTTGCCAAACCTACATTATCTTAAACTTGACTGATAGTCAAGCAAAAATGCAATAGATTTGGCTGATTGTTAAGTAGAAGTGCCTGAGTTTTGGTATGTTTGCTAAACTCACATTAACTTAGACTTGACAGACTCACCTTAGGCCTGACATATTCATCAGACTCACATTACCTCATTATCTTGGGCATGCCAAGAAACGATGATCATTTTCTTGGATGTGCCAAGAGAGGGTGTGATAATTCCTCCAAGCATGCCTAAAAGAGAATGATCATTCTCTTAAGAGTGCCCTAGGAGCAATGTGCATTTCCTTGGGCATGCATGGGGCTTGGCATACTGCCAAGTTGAATCGTGTTTGGATCTGGCTAACACCAAACCCAGCATGCCCGGGGCTTGGCACAATACCAAGCTCAGTGCGTCTTCACCGGACGTGcttattttctcaaaagtttaTATATGTAAATCTTTCTTGatctgtttttatatatatatatatatatatatatatatatatatatatatatatatatatatatatatatatatatatagacacacacacacacacactaataaCTACTTGGTTCATCAAAAAATGTTCCCTCCTTTGTCTCTCGCCAACCATACATAAATAACCTAGATTGCAAGACTATGAAGGTGTGTTATCTTTCCCATTATGAATCATTTCTTGCTTTCTATACTTCAAATCTTGTTGGAATTGGTTTATAAAATGTataatggattttttaaaacattgaattatatataaagtcCATTCACATGGAAGTCAAAACCATGTTGGATTTTGTAATTTAACTTGAGTACTTTAATTTGagatattaacatattttaaaattcaactaaaaataaatgataaattattctCAAATAACTTTTGGATAACAAAAGTTTCAAGCACAAGATAACTTTTTAGATTGAATAATGGGTTTGTTGGCTCATAAGTTTGGACTAGAGTTTtgttagtgaaaaatattttatattaaatccatgtttgatgggtgattttttttagtccttCAAAATATCTTAGTACATGAACTAATACATTAATTATATGATGAAAATGAATGTTATTATGAGTAATTCAtgaactatgaacattcatgaattctctcattatttttttatgacctataaacattcatgaattaTAGATATTAATGAATTATGAGTAATTTATGAATTATAAACATTAATCTTAGTCAATAAACATTCATGGGTTTTGAATATTCATGAATTATGAGTATTAATGTTTTGGTTTTCATGTCTCATAAATAGATGTCTTAAATGGGTGGAAAAACATCCATGAAATTTTTTGAGTTCTTTCctttatctattatttttttttcatggacttgttcttttatttaaagCCGAGATTTACTCTTTGTAAACAGATACTGAGTATAATTGTTTTGAGTTTGTTAGACCTTGCTTATGAGTGCACATAAACATGGTGTTGTTATTGGAATCATGAGAGGTTTAttaaagaaagtttttttttgttgcaccaagtgaaaaataataaaaccttAAGGACAAATAATTGATTCTTGacaaaaacaaaccctaatgatctgcgagagtctgggtaGGGGGACTAGTTTGTGGAAGGGAAAAATACGTCACCCCTAATGCACCTTATCTATGGTAAGCTGCATCATTGATTGATTgttaatataaaacatgtttttatttgttggtctcATCTAAAATCCAAGATAGATTTTCCATCGTGAAGAAGTTTTTATCTTATCGGGTTAAATCATAATCATTCTAGAGTCTAATTTTTAGCAAtgcatttattttgtatttttaatacctAAATATATACTTTACAGTGTAATTTTATATctctaaatattaaagtctacaactAAATCCTAATactctgaattttttttggcttttcttaactaattttttgaaaaacaaaaggatgatttttatgttgaattaaataaaaaaaatatatataaattgataaataaaaaagagttgttaaaggtaattttaaatactaaatagaaagttgatttttatattataagcaaaaaaataaattcactaataaatattttacgattgtccttttattttattttatgtatttttatttattttatcttctagGTTAATTCTAGATGTTAAGAACAaataatctttttgttttataaatgtttatgCAAATGCAACAAATCTAAGTAAAAtacaagaaagagaaaaattaaagaagaattgcGAGAATCTCATTGAAGTAATGTGAaaccagaaaaattaaaaagattaattataattttttaaagaaaactgAACTAAACAATAAAGAGAGTGTATTGATTtagatttaactaaaaaattaatgaaaagtaaaaaaaaaggttaagaattaTTAGgcatgatcttttttttattgttttgaggGTAATCGCCTCCCAAaatgactatatttttttaattgtttcaagGGTAATCGTCTTTTGACGAGacctgttttaatttttaattgttttgaggCTAGTCATCTCTTGATGagatttattttgctttttatatttgttttaaggaTAATCACCTCTCGACAAGACtgtttcattttgaaaaaaatatttttagtgttatttttttttctttacaagtttaCTATAaaagtcaaaaataaataagtttttcaatgactttatatcataattattgtaaaaaataagataattatcaTAACTCTTTTTTGACACCCTAATTTTTCTATGTATTTTCAAGAATTATATTTCtgatccaatttaattttaacatttaatttaatttttatcatgatgataataataataaaaaataaagagtttaGCAAGTGAATTGAGAAACAAGAGAGAACAAGAGACTGCATAGAgtaggaaataaaataataatatgagagattatataaaagagaaaataaaaataaatgagatgataaaaaaattatgaattatatgAAAGAGATCCTACATATTAAAACGAGAAAACTTAATTAGTTAGGaaatccatgataaaaaaaaaagaaataatataatttcctaatattatttttcctggttagttttttgtgttttgcaaGGGATTCTAGCCACTATAAATAGAAGATACTTAGAGAAAGAAAGGAGACAGTAAAGAGATTAAATAAGAGATCCttgtaaataaaaaacctaaaaaaacaataaaaatagacaaaggaaccataaaaacacaaaaaaacctaGCCTCCCCAAAGTAGGAAGACAACCTAGAAAAACTTAGCAAAGCAGTAACTTCTCCGTCGTCGATCTCCCATCTTGAGAGGAGGTGATCGACGTTGCCctcaccaacaaaaaaaaaagagggagctGTCCATGTCGCGGAGTGATTCTCACACCTCCCTGCCCTAGAGGCACGTGCAAAGAAGCCATGAAAATTATACCTGTAATCTATGTGTACACCAggattgtttctttcttttagcaATTTTGTTGGTGAAGACTCATAAATGTCAATCTTAATCCCATATGTGATTTATTTGCCACGTATAACTTCCTCATCTTTTTGTTAGTGTGGGTGGTGCCGATCACCTTCTCCTAGGGTGGGAGATCAACGGCCGAGAAGGTGGTTGCTTGCTGAATTTTTCTAGGCTGTCTTCCTCCAACCTGGAGGggggcaatttttttttgtgtttttgttgtttccTAGTTTTTTCTTCGCAATGGCCTCTCTTTTAATCTTTATGtatgtctcttttatttatttaaatgtcTCCCGTTTATATTATCTAGAATTCCTtgcaaaatagaaaaatctaaaataaaaaaattatattaagaaattatattGTTTCCTTCTTGACCATGGattcctaattaattaatttcttcttcttaatgtGTAGGAtgtatttcatataattttttatttttcttgattcttttatttatttaattttgtataatctctcatattattattttagtccTTACTCTTCGTGGTCTCTTCTTCCCTCTTATTTCTTAATTCACTCTctaaactcttattattattattcttattattattattattatgataaaattaaattaaatattgaaaatataatttttaaaaacatacagAAAAATTAGAgggtcaaaaacaaattatgaaacttacaattgaatgaaaaagccctatttatagataaatatattttgatttttcatcttCTATAATCCAAGAAATagaatctaaataaaataaagagttttttttcgTTAGTGTTATTTTGctattattagtattttaatcatatttttcattaaattccGTTTTAttggttgaaaataaaattcatataacTTAAACTTAAATAAGTAGCagaaattaacaattaataggtatatgtaaataaaataatacacgattaatatataaattgcaCACTCTTGAATATTGCAGAACAATTTCTCTCAACAACATGCATATTGCGCAattgtttaatttcatgatgtctatcaaagaattaaaacattataaacGCAGAAGAAAATTGGTCCTTCACTACTTAATTTGTTGTGCAAAGAATTTGAAGACTCGATGGACCTTGCATTCACTACATTTCTCTCTTCGGCACTCAGTCACTATCACGCTCTTCAGAACCATcatcaatataaattattgGAATAGGAGATGGCGGCATTGTATTTTGAGCAACACCATTAACAGTTACTGGAACGGAAGTTTCTCTGACATCACTTTCTCCCCTTTCCCTTCTTCTACCTCGCCACGGCCCGAACCCAGAATAATAGTAAAACTGGTTTGCATTTGAACTCGGAAAGTGCCCTTTATTTGTAGCCCTTGTCTGACCTTTGAGTGCCCTAGTTGCAGGTTTCTTGATAGAGGGGTCTGTAACACCCAGGCAACCGGAACCACTACTTCTCTTATGAGGT is a window encoding:
- the LOC133683082 gene encoding ethylene-responsive transcription factor ERF023-like produces the protein MEQPPYIEDDPTTNSPEAATAKTHQNSETPRGSGTRNPVYRGVRKRSWGKWVSEIREPRKKSRIWLGSFPVPEMAAKAYDVAAYCLKGCKAQLNFPDEVDDLPRPSTCTARDIQAAAAKAAHSVLLPTKKSIETNSDNSVDGEVADDDFWGEIELPELLTSNSGCCWNSCGWSNTFASDSSTWQQDGEGLPQFMACLY